The following is a genomic window from Sebaldella sp. S0638.
CAGAAAAGTGGAATATGTACATTTTGTGAAATAAAAAAAACAGCTGATAAAGCTGTTTTTATAATGGAAGAACATTTCTTCCGAATTTACCGTTTATTACTATTGCAGCAGCTTCATAAAAAGCAAATGCACCGCAAAGTATTCCTTCAAAACCGGCAATTTTATGAATAGTTTCACTACCTGAAAAATTAGCTGCTGCCAGTAAGAAAAATAAAACAGCAAGAGAACCAAATACTAATTTTCCTATAGTATTTCCTTTTAAAGTCCCTATAAATAAAGCAGCAGTAAAAAGTCCCCATAATCCAAGGTAAAATCCCATAGATACAGCATCAGCCGCAGGAAGTTTCAGTACCGGACCTGCCCATATAAATACAAGAGAAAGCCAGAAAGCTCCATATGAACTAAATGCTACAGCACCAAAAGTATTACCTTTTTTCCATTCCATAGAACCGGCAATTAACTGTGCTGCTCCTCCGTAAAAAATTCCCATACCCATAATCATAACACTCAAAGGGTAAAATCCTGCATTATGTATATTAAGC
Proteins encoded in this region:
- a CDS encoding acetate uptake transporter, whose product is MERIIKDQTANPAPLGLFGFAMTTILLNIHNAGFYPLSVMIMGMGIFYGGAAQLIAGSMEWKKGNTFGAVAFSSYGAFWLSLVFIWAGPVLKLPAADAVSMGFYLGLWGLFTAALFIGTLKGNTIGKLVFGSLAVLFFLLAAANFSGSETIHKIAGFEGILCGAFAFYEAAAIVINGKFGRNVLPL